The nucleotide sequence GCGTGCAATAAAGATCAAATAAGCCTCTGATTCTAAAATGTCCTTTTGCATCGCTATGTTTGTTGGCTAAAAATCCATGGAATATTTGAACTTTCAAACCGGGTAAAAAATCGGCAACAACATCTGTAATACAAAGAACGATGTGCGGTTCATAGTCAATAGCATCTTCAATATGCGCTATTAAATCACCATTTTCAGGAAAATAGGATTTTGGAGGATCGAGTTCAGAGAACCATTTCATATCAAAATTTCGTCTCTTAATTTCCTCCTGAAGAGGTATACCAATAGGCAATGCGTAGGTATGGCTTATATAAATAAGAAAACGATACTTCATTTGGAATTCAGTTTTAGAAAATTATCTAATTGCTTCTCCATGTAATTAGGCAAAAATTGCTCGTAAAGTTCAAAAACATTTTTATGTAAATATTCCTGGTCTTTATCTAAGAATATTTGTGGTTCGAAATCTTTTAAATGAACAGAAACATTGTGTTTTCCATCTTCATAAATATTCCAATTGGCTTTATTTAAAGCTGGAGAAAATATGGCAAATGACGGAATGTCTAAAGCTTTTGCCATATTGATGGCACCACCTTCATTGCCAATAATACCATCGCAGAAACTAGTAAGCGCTAAGAATTCACGAAGACTTTTTCCGTAAATATCGGTGTAGATTTTTTCTCGTGTGGTACTGTTACAGAAGGCCAGTAATTTCTCGATTTGGTCTTTTTGACTGGGAATATAGTTCAGCAAAAAGGACGTATTTTCTTTAGCTGCGATATGATCCAAGACCATGGCTAAATAGGAGAGTGGATAAGTTTTCTTTTCAGAACTTCCTAAAGCTCCAATCATATAAATGGAATCTGAAAGTTTAATTCCTCCATTTAATAAACTTTCTTTTGCTTTATTCTTTTCAGTAGCACTTAAATATATTTTCGGCTTTATTTGGATTGGCGCATCTTTGATGATGGGTTTTAGTAACTGCATCCTCTTTTCTATTGCTGCGCCAGCATTTGTTTCTGCCTGTATATTTCTACTAAAAACATGCGTGTAAAAAGGAGTAGTATAGGCTTTTTTAAAACCAATTTTATAATCTGCTCCAGATGTATTTGTAATAATAGCAGTTTTTAAAGTGGAATAAACATCGATTATAGCGTAATAATTTTCTTTACTAATCTGAGAAACTAGTTTATAAAAAGGAAGGTCTTCCTTTCCAAATATTACTTTATCTATAAAGGGATTATTTTCTACAACTGCTTTGGTGTGCGGATAAATTAGGTAATGCAATTGCGCCTCGGGATAAGCTTCCCGAAGTGCTTCAAATAAAATTGAGGACGTAAGAACGTCCCCAATCATTTTTTGCTGTATTACCAGTATTTTCATTACACCGCTACATTATATTCTCTAAGTGCATCGTTTAGAGAAGTCTTTTTATTGGTACTTTCTTTACGTTTTCCAATAATTAATGCGCAAGGCACATTATATTCTCCCGCTGGGAATTTTTTAGTATAGCTACCAGGGATTACTACAGATCTTGCAGGAACATTACCTTTCATTTCTACAGGTTCGTCGCCGGTAACATCAATAATTTTTGTAGAGGCTGTTAGAACAACGTTAGCTCCAAGAACAGCTTCTCTTTCTACACGAACACCTTCTACCACGATACTACGTGAGCCTAAAAATGCATTGTCTTCGATGATTACTGGAGAGGCTTGCAATGGCTCTAAAACACCACCAATACCAACACCACCACTTAGGTGAACATTTTTACCTATTTGTGCACAGCTACCAACAGTTGCCCAGGTATCTACCATGGTACCTTCTTCAACATGAGCTCCAATATTTACATAACTAGGCATCATTATCACTCCGCTAGAGATATAAGCTCCGTGTCTTGCTACAGCATTTGGTACTACACGAATTCCTTTCTCTTTGTAGCCTTTTTTTAATGGCATTTTATCGTGATATTCAAAAATACCGGCTTCTAAAGTTTCCATTTTCTGAATAGGGAAGTAAAGCACAA is from Zunongwangia endophytica and encodes:
- a CDS encoding glycosyltransferase family 9 protein, producing the protein MKILVIQQKMIGDVLTSSILFEALREAYPEAQLHYLIYPHTKAVVENNPFIDKVIFGKEDLPFYKLVSQISKENYYAIIDVYSTLKTAIITNTSGADYKIGFKKAYTTPFYTHVFSRNIQAETNAGAAIEKRMQLLKPIIKDAPIQIKPKIYLSATEKNKAKESLLNGGIKLSDSIYMIGALGSSEKKTYPLSYLAMVLDHIAAKENTSFLLNYIPSQKDQIEKLLAFCNSTTREKIYTDIYGKSLREFLALTSFCDGIIGNEGGAINMAKALDIPSFAIFSPALNKANWNIYEDGKHNVSVHLKDFEPQIFLDKDQEYLHKNVFELYEQFLPNYMEKQLDNFLKLNSK
- a CDS encoding 2,3,4,5-tetrahydropyridine-2,6-dicarboxylate N-succinyltransferase: MDHLKSKIEAAWENRELLKDKETTDAIREVITLLDEGKLRTAEPIKGGWQVNEWVKKGVVLYFPIQKMETLEAGIFEYHDKMPLKKGYKEKGIRVVPNAVARHGAYISSGVIMMPSYVNIGAHVEEGTMVDTWATVGSCAQIGKNVHLSGGVGIGGVLEPLQASPVIIEDNAFLGSRSIVVEGVRVEREAVLGANVVLTASTKIIDVTGDEPVEMKGNVPARSVVIPGSYTKKFPAGEYNVPCALIIGKRKESTNKKTSLNDALREYNVAV